Proteins from a genomic interval of Desulfitibacter alkalitolerans DSM 16504:
- the lspA gene encoding signal peptidase II, with the protein MIFAVTAIVIVILDQLTKHFIIISMHPNESIPVIENIFHITFVRNPGAAFGILQNQIAFFIVVTIIVIFLLVGVYWKLARENTILTIGLSLQLGGAVGNLIDRIRFSYVVDFLDFRVWPVFNVADMAIVTGVILLAWQLLVWPEEQAG; encoded by the coding sequence TTGATATTTGCTGTAACGGCCATTGTCATTGTAATACTTGATCAGCTTACCAAGCACTTTATTATAATTTCCATGCACCCAAATGAAAGCATACCTGTGATAGAGAATATTTTTCACATTACCTTTGTAAGAAATCCAGGAGCTGCCTTTGGAATACTTCAAAACCAGATAGCTTTCTTTATAGTTGTGACGATAATAGTTATTTTTCTGCTGGTGGGGGTGTACTGGAAACTAGCACGTGAAAACACTATTCTAACAATTGGACTATCACTGCAGCTTGGAGGTGCAGTGGGTAACCTTATAGACAGAATCAGGTTTTCCTATGTAGTGGATTTTTTAGATTTTAGAGTATGGCCCGTCTTTAACGTAGCGGATATGGCAATTGTTACAGGAGTAATTCTATTGGCCTGGCAGTTATTGGTTTGGCCAGAAGAACAGGCTGGGTGA
- a CDS encoding ACT domain-containing protein: MESSKIVITVVGKDKVGIIAAVTGVLADTNVNILDISQTIMQSFFTMILVADAKDARIAYSDLLSRLEETGTSLGVKITVQREDVFNYMHRI; this comes from the coding sequence ATGGAAAGCTCAAAAATTGTCATTACAGTTGTTGGAAAAGACAAAGTAGGAATAATTGCTGCAGTAACAGGGGTTTTGGCAGACACAAATGTTAATATACTTGATATTAGTCAAACCATCATGCAGAGCTTTTTTACCATGATTTTAGTGGCAGATGCCAAGGATGCCAGGATTGCTTATAGTGATTTATTATCCCGTCTGGAAGAAACAGGCACCAGCCTTGGTGTTAAAATTACAGTTCAAAGAGAAGATGTTTTCAACTATATGCACCGCATTTAG
- a CDS encoding YggT family protein, with product MLVDFIIIAFRVLYFLVIARVILSWIPIGNPNNTLVNFIYEITEPILAPIRRLIPRGSLPLDFSPIIALMLIKMIEVFVIGLLIR from the coding sequence ATGCTGGTAGACTTTATAATCATAGCTTTTCGTGTCTTATATTTTCTAGTTATAGCTAGAGTAATCTTATCGTGGATACCAATAGGAAATCCCAACAACACCCTTGTAAACTTTATTTATGAAATAACTGAGCCAATTCTAGCTCCAATTAGAAGATTAATACCAAGAGGATCATTGCCCTTAGATTTTTCACCTATTATAGCCCTTATGTTAATTAAAATGATTGAAGTTTTTGTCATTGGGCTCCTTATTAGATAG
- a CDS encoding DivIVA domain-containing protein yields the protein MAITPLDIQNAEFRVVFRGYSQSEVDSFLNKILMDYEKIYKENQVIKEELKRLEDDIGKYKNIENNLSATLVIAQKTADTLKETAGREAKLIIQEADLKAKRMIEEAQKKVQEKEEELQGLINQFNSYKLKILSLLETQYRMIKDDASTSIPQDGDAASARENAAKQQTNEQKVD from the coding sequence ATGGCTATTACACCTTTGGATATTCAAAATGCTGAGTTTAGAGTTGTTTTTAGGGGCTACAGTCAGAGTGAAGTGGACAGCTTTTTGAACAAGATTCTTATGGATTATGAAAAAATCTATAAAGAAAATCAAGTAATCAAGGAAGAGCTTAAGAGGTTAGAGGATGATATTGGCAAATATAAAAATATTGAAAATAATTTGTCTGCTACCCTTGTAATAGCTCAAAAAACTGCCGATACTTTAAAAGAAACTGCCGGAAGAGAAGCAAAGCTCATAATTCAAGAAGCAGATTTAAAAGCCAAGAGAATGATTGAGGAAGCTCAGAAAAAGGTTCAGGAGAAGGAAGAAGAGCTTCAAGGTCTCATTAATCAGTTTAACAGCTATAAATTAAAGATTTTATCCCTCCTTGAAACACAATACCGCATGATAAAGGATGATGCATCTACGTCAATACCACAGGATGGGGATGCAGCAAGTGCCAGGGAAAACGCAGCTAAACAACAAACTAACGAACAAAAAGTTGACTAA
- a CDS encoding PFL family protein: protein MHLYFSREEILETIRMVENEHLDIRTVTMGINLMDCQSDTPDKTSQNIYDKIVERARNLVKVGEEIEKEYGIPIINKRISVTPISLVMKGESEQDYVKAARALDKAASEVGVNFIGGFSALVHKGFTKSEKLLINSIPEALSVTERVCSSVNIGSTKAGINMDAVKLMGEIIKKTAEETADKGGLGCAKLVIFCNVPEDNPFMAGAFHGVGEPETVINVGVSGPGVVLNAVRKHPNLDLGSIAEVIKKTAFKVTRMGELVGRTASARLGVPFGIVDLSLAPTPAVGDSVADILESLGVARCGAPGTTAALAMLNDAVKKGGSMASSYVGGLSGAFIPVSEDAGMIRAVEEGALTLEKLEAMTCVCSVGLDMVAVPGSTSAATISAVIADEAAIGMINNKTTAVRIIPVPGKTVGDKVEFGGLLGTAPVMPISKWSSDCFVNRGGRIPAPIQALTN from the coding sequence ATGCATTTGTATTTTAGCCGGGAGGAAATTTTAGAAACCATCCGCATGGTAGAAAATGAGCATTTAGATATAAGGACAGTTACAATGGGAATCAACCTCATGGATTGCCAGTCTGATACACCAGATAAAACTTCTCAAAACATTTATGACAAAATTGTAGAGAGAGCCAGAAATCTTGTAAAGGTTGGAGAAGAAATAGAAAAAGAATATGGCATACCTATTATCAATAAAAGAATTTCTGTAACTCCAATTTCTTTAGTGATGAAGGGTGAGAGTGAACAGGACTATGTTAAGGCTGCCAGGGCCTTGGATAAGGCAGCCAGTGAGGTGGGAGTAAACTTTATTGGTGGTTTTAGTGCTCTAGTACATAAGGGCTTTACCAAATCAGAAAAATTGCTGATTAATAGTATACCGGAAGCCTTGAGTGTAACTGAAAGGGTTTGTTCATCTGTAAATATTGGTTCCACCAAAGCTGGCATCAACATGGATGCTGTTAAGCTAATGGGTGAAATAATTAAAAAGACTGCTGAAGAGACTGCAGACAAGGGCGGCCTTGGCTGTGCAAAGCTGGTTATTTTTTGCAATGTTCCTGAGGACAATCCCTTTATGGCAGGTGCCTTTCATGGTGTTGGTGAACCGGAAACGGTAATAAACGTTGGGGTAAGCGGACCTGGAGTTGTTCTCAATGCTGTTAGAAAGCATCCCAATCTCGATCTGGGCAGTATTGCAGAGGTTATTAAAAAGACTGCCTTTAAAGTAACACGTATGGGTGAGTTGGTAGGCAGGACGGCATCAGCAAGACTTGGTGTGCCCTTTGGCATAGTTGACCTGTCACTGGCTCCCACTCCAGCTGTTGGTGATAGTGTTGCTGACATTTTAGAAAGTCTAGGAGTAGCACGCTGCGGTGCTCCGGGAACCACGGCTGCTTTGGCAATGCTTAATGATGCAGTCAAAAAGGGTGGTTCAATGGCATCATCTTATGTTGGAGGCCTAAGCGGTGCTTTTATACCTGTTAGTGAGGATGCTGGAATGATAAGGGCGGTAGAAGAAGGTGCTTTGACCCTTGAAAAGCTGGAAGCCATGACATGTGTATGCTCTGTTGGCCTTGACATGGTGGCAGTTCCAGGGAGTACTTCTGCTGCTACAATCTCGGCTGTTATTGCTGATGAAGCGGCAATTGGCATGATCAATAACAAAACTACAGCAGTTAGGATAATTCCCGTTCCGGGTAAAACTGTTGGAGACAAGGTTGAATTTGGAGGCTTATTGGGAACGGCTCCTGTAATGCCCATAAGCAAATGGTCTAGTGACTGTTTTGTAAACAGGGGCGGAAGAATTCCAGCGCCAATACAAGCACTGACAAATTAA
- a CDS encoding RluA family pseudouridine synthase — translation MRKVFVIGPEDLEKRIDIFLSRVLPKMSRSQIQKLIGEGLVEVNNVSTKANYKLKEHDEVVLSIPEPKELDVEPENLDIEILFEDTYIAVVNKPQGMVVHPAPGNYSGTLVNALLYHCKDLSGINGVLRPGIVHRIDKDTSGVLVIAKNDLAHTNLAAQIKEHSVNRIYKALVCGSIKEPAGIIKTTIGRHPVDRKKMAVGVKNAKVAETHFTVLESFKNYTYVEARLKTGRTHQIRVHMSYINHPVVGDPKYSKGKNNLGFTGQALHAEVLGFIHPGTNKYMEFKAPLPEYFERALAVLRRGLGE, via the coding sequence ATGAGGAAGGTCTTTGTAATAGGACCAGAGGATTTGGAAAAGAGGATAGATATTTTTCTATCCAGGGTGCTTCCTAAAATGAGCAGGAGTCAAATTCAAAAATTAATTGGTGAGGGTTTGGTTGAGGTAAATAATGTTTCTACTAAAGCTAACTATAAGTTAAAGGAGCATGATGAAGTAGTTTTATCAATACCTGAGCCCAAGGAACTAGATGTTGAGCCAGAAAACCTGGACATAGAAATCTTATTTGAAGATACCTATATTGCAGTGGTAAATAAACCACAGGGAATGGTCGTTCACCCTGCTCCGGGAAATTACTCTGGAACACTAGTTAATGCCTTGCTGTATCATTGTAAGGATCTGTCAGGGATTAATGGGGTTCTACGTCCAGGAATAGTACATAGAATTGATAAAGATACCTCGGGAGTTCTAGTAATTGCCAAAAATGATCTGGCTCACACCAATCTGGCTGCCCAGATAAAGGAGCATAGTGTAAATAGGATATATAAGGCATTAGTTTGCGGCAGTATAAAAGAACCAGCTGGTATAATAAAAACAACTATAGGGCGCCATCCGGTGGATAGAAAGAAAATGGCTGTTGGAGTCAAAAATGCCAAGGTGGCAGAAACCCACTTTACAGTTCTTGAGAGCTTTAAAAACTATACATATGTGGAAGCAAGACTAAAGACTGGAAGAACTCATCAGATTAGAGTACATATGAGTTATATTAATCACCCTGTTGTTGGTGATCCTAAATACTCCAAGGGTAAGAATAACCTGGGCTTTACTGGTCAGGCACTCCACGCAGAGGTCTTAGGCTTTATCCATCCAGGAACTAATAAGTATATGGAGTTCAAGGCACCCCTGCCTGAATATTTTGAAAGGGCCTTGGCTGTATTGCGAAGGGGGTTAGGAGAATAA
- the ileS gene encoding isoleucine--tRNA ligase, which yields MAKFDETLNLPKTDFPMRANLPKREAEYLKFWEEQNIYEKVQEKNKNKPKFILHDGPPYANGGIHLGTTLNKILKDFIVKYYSMSGYDAPYVPGWDTHGLPIEQQAIKNLGLDRSKIGVVEFRNHCRDYALKYVDVQREQFMRLGVRGDWYKPYLTLAPEYEAVQIRVFGEMAKKGYIYKGLKPVYWCTDCQTALAEAEVEYGEKKSPSIFVNFPVKDGKGIVPGDNTYVMIWTTTPWTLPANVAIAVHPEFKYVLVDTSKGKFLLAKELVQGVMEKAELAYKVLQEFHGKELEGIVCANPLLERDSIVILGEHVTLEQGTGCVHTAPGHGLDDYAVGQRYSLPVISPLNDKGVFTEEAVQFAGMYYDKANKEITKELEDKGYLFHLEFTKHQYPHCWRCKFPVIFRATEQWFASIDGFRDAALKAIREVEWIPAWGEERIYNMVADRSDWCISRQRTWGVPIPILFCSDCKKEIINDETIAHIEKLFKEHGSNVWFERSPEELLPEDFKCPHCNAQGFEKETDIMDVWFDSGSSHEAVCAAHPDLRWPADMYLEGSDQHRGWFNSSLSTAVATRGTAPYRQVLTHGYVVDEKGRKMSKSLGNGVDPLEVIEQMGADILRLWVSSADYRRDVAASPGIMKQMTESYRKIRNTFRFLLSNLYDFEPESHIVPYESLSEIDKWALLKLHKLIDRVTKAYKKYEFHVVYHSVHNFCVIDMSAFYLDICKDRLYTMPADHSLRRSSQTVIYEILTSLVKILMPVLAFTTEEVWSYMPKKKDDPISVQLAEYPEVNESYLDADLEAKWDKILNLREEVSKALELARQKKTIGHSLDASIHIYTNQDFLQVLDNVSEPLDQIFIVSSAEVSPMTDNMPADAYKSDEVEAVILVDKATGDKCERCWKYSDKSQTREDELLCPRCLDVIETI from the coding sequence ATGGCAAAATTTGATGAAACTTTAAATTTACCAAAAACAGATTTTCCCATGCGTGCTAACCTGCCCAAAAGGGAGGCTGAGTATCTGAAGTTTTGGGAGGAACAGAATATTTATGAGAAGGTCCAGGAAAAAAATAAAAACAAGCCTAAATTTATCCTTCATGATGGTCCTCCCTATGCTAATGGTGGCATACATTTAGGAACCACGTTAAACAAAATCCTTAAGGATTTTATCGTCAAATATTATTCAATGTCTGGATATGATGCGCCTTATGTGCCTGGCTGGGATACCCATGGTCTGCCCATTGAACAGCAGGCCATCAAGAACTTAGGCCTTGATAGGAGTAAGATTGGCGTTGTTGAATTCAGGAATCACTGTAGAGACTATGCATTAAAATATGTTGATGTTCAAAGAGAACAGTTTATGAGGTTGGGTGTGCGAGGGGACTGGTATAAGCCATATCTAACACTAGCTCCAGAATATGAGGCTGTCCAAATTAGAGTATTTGGTGAAATGGCAAAAAAGGGCTATATTTATAAAGGTTTAAAACCAGTTTACTGGTGTACTGACTGCCAAACTGCCCTGGCTGAAGCAGAAGTAGAGTATGGCGAAAAGAAATCTCCCTCCATTTTTGTAAATTTTCCTGTTAAGGATGGGAAGGGTATTGTTCCAGGGGATAACACATATGTAATGATCTGGACCACCACTCCCTGGACCCTACCTGCTAACGTTGCAATAGCTGTGCATCCAGAGTTCAAATATGTACTTGTAGATACTTCAAAGGGTAAGTTCCTTTTAGCCAAAGAGCTTGTTCAAGGTGTAATGGAAAAAGCAGAATTAGCATATAAGGTTCTGCAAGAATTCCATGGGAAAGAGTTAGAAGGCATCGTGTGTGCTAATCCATTACTGGAAAGAGATTCTATAGTCATATTAGGAGAACATGTGACTTTAGAACAGGGTACTGGCTGTGTTCATACTGCTCCTGGGCATGGTCTTGATGATTATGCAGTGGGCCAGAGGTATAGCCTGCCTGTAATTTCTCCATTAAATGATAAGGGAGTCTTTACAGAGGAGGCTGTACAGTTTGCAGGAATGTATTATGATAAGGCAAATAAAGAAATAACAAAAGAGCTGGAGGATAAGGGCTATCTATTCCACCTGGAGTTTACCAAGCATCAATATCCTCACTGCTGGAGATGTAAATTTCCTGTTATCTTTAGAGCTACTGAACAGTGGTTTGCCTCAATAGATGGTTTTAGAGATGCAGCCCTTAAAGCAATTAGAGAGGTTGAATGGATTCCAGCCTGGGGTGAGGAAAGAATATATAATATGGTGGCAGACAGAAGTGATTGGTGTATTTCAAGGCAGAGAACCTGGGGAGTGCCCATTCCAATCTTATTTTGCTCTGACTGCAAAAAAGAAATTATCAATGATGAGACCATTGCTCATATTGAAAAGCTTTTTAAAGAACATGGATCTAATGTATGGTTTGAAAGAAGTCCAGAGGAATTACTGCCGGAAGACTTTAAATGTCCCCATTGCAATGCTCAAGGGTTTGAGAAGGAAACTGATATTATGGATGTGTGGTTTGATTCTGGTTCTAGTCATGAAGCTGTATGTGCTGCTCACCCTGACCTTAGATGGCCGGCAGATATGTATCTGGAGGGCAGTGATCAGCACAGGGGATGGTTTAATTCTTCTCTTTCAACTGCTGTAGCAACCAGGGGGACTGCCCCCTATAGACAGGTGTTGACCCATGGCTATGTGGTAGATGAAAAGGGCAGGAAGATGTCCAAGTCCCTGGGTAATGGTGTGGACCCATTAGAGGTTATAGAGCAAATGGGAGCGGACATTTTAAGGCTGTGGGTATCATCTGCTGATTACAGGCGTGACGTTGCTGCTTCTCCCGGTATTATGAAGCAAATGACGGAGTCCTATAGAAAAATTAGGAACACCTTTCGTTTTCTTTTGAGCAACTTGTATGACTTTGAACCAGAAAGTCATATTGTCCCATACGAAAGTCTTTCAGAGATAGACAAGTGGGCACTGCTTAAGCTCCATAAGCTAATTGATAGGGTGACAAAGGCATACAAGAAATATGAGTTTCATGTTGTGTATCATAGTGTTCATAATTTCTGTGTTATTGATATGAGTGCCTTCTATTTGGATATTTGTAAGGATAGGTTGTATACAATGCCAGCAGATCACAGCTTGAGAAGGTCAAGTCAAACAGTTATTTATGAAATACTAACATCTCTTGTAAAGATTTTGATGCCTGTACTGGCCTTTACAACTGAAGAGGTGTGGAGCTACATGCCTAAAAAGAAGGATGATCCAATAAGTGTCCAATTGGCAGAATACCCAGAGGTAAATGAAAGCTATTTAGATGCTGATTTAGAAGCAAAATGGGATAAAATACTTAATCTGCGTGAAGAGGTTTCAAAGGCCCTGGAATTGGCAAGGCAAAAAAAGACCATTGGTCATTCACTTGACGCTAGTATTCATATTTACACAAATCAGGATTTCCTTCAGGTTCTTGATAATGTGTCAGAGCCTTTAGACCAGATATTTATTGTCTCTAGTGCTGAGGTTAGTCCCATGACAGACAATATGCCTGCTGATGCATACAAATCAGATGAGGTTGAAGCAGTTATTTTAGTAGACAAAGCAACAGGGGATAAATGTGAAAGGTGCTGGAAATATAGTGATAAATCCCAGACCAGGGAGGATGAACTATTGTGTCCAAGATGCCTTGATGTTATAGAAACAATTTAA
- the hslO gene encoding Hsp33 family molecular chaperone HslO, with amino-acid sequence MIQDKLVRATAAHGNIRIVAANTTRLVEKAHIIHGTHPTATAALGRVLTSALLIGAGLKHQETVTIRIEGDGPLGVILAVANNRGKVKGYVSNPQVYIEPDKTGKMDVGRAVGQGMLYVIRDLKLKGVYTGSSPLISGEIGDDLSHYFYSSEQIPTAVGLGVLVDKDTTVKGAGGYLVQLMPNASEEIVSHIEQKVMGLGAVSSYIEKGKESMDIVKYICEPWDVVVHEEREVDFECGCSRSKIEKVVISLGEEEIKDIINSDQKAELVCHFCNENYQLEKEELMDLLEKAKKK; translated from the coding sequence ATGATACAGGATAAGCTTGTTAGAGCAACTGCGGCACATGGAAATATTAGAATTGTTGCTGCAAATACCACCAGGTTGGTGGAAAAGGCACATATTATACATGGCACCCATCCAACAGCAACAGCAGCACTTGGGCGGGTTTTAACTTCAGCACTATTAATAGGAGCTGGTCTAAAGCATCAAGAAACAGTCACCATTAGGATTGAAGGAGATGGACCATTAGGGGTCATATTGGCTGTTGCCAATAATAGGGGAAAGGTTAAGGGATATGTAAGCAACCCTCAGGTTTATATAGAGCCTGATAAAACAGGCAAAATGGATGTTGGCAGGGCAGTAGGCCAGGGGATGCTCTATGTAATTAGGGATCTAAAGCTCAAGGGAGTATATACAGGCAGTTCACCCCTTATTAGTGGGGAAATAGGTGATGATTTATCACACTACTTTTATTCATCAGAGCAAATACCCACAGCTGTTGGCCTGGGTGTTTTGGTGGACAAGGACACCACTGTCAAAGGGGCTGGCGGATATTTGGTCCAGCTAATGCCTAATGCATCGGAGGAGATAGTCTCCCATATAGAACAAAAAGTCATGGGGTTAGGAGCTGTGAGCAGTTATATTGAAAAAGGCAAGGAAAGCATGGATATAGTGAAATACATATGTGAACCGTGGGATGTGGTGGTCCATGAGGAAAGGGAAGTTGATTTTGAATGTGGCTGCAGTAGAAGCAAGATTGAAAAAGTTGTCATTAGCTTGGGTGAGGAAGAGATAAAAGATATTATTAACTCAGATCAAAAGGCTGAGCTTGTGTGTCACTTTTGCAATGAAAACTATCAGTTAGAAAAGGAAGAGCTAATGGATTTATTGGAGAAGGCCAAGAAAAAGTAA
- a CDS encoding DUF5665 domain-containing protein, whose protein sequence is MEKKDNKSLEEKLSNLAYMLEKAQIREYVSLLEDPKRLIYMNFLAGVARGLGMAVGFTLLGALALYLLQKVVLLNLPLISDFIADIVRMVREQSY, encoded by the coding sequence TTGGAAAAAAAGGATAATAAATCCCTGGAGGAAAAACTATCTAACCTGGCATATATGTTAGAGAAGGCGCAGATTCGCGAATACGTGAGCCTATTGGAGGATCCTAAGCGGCTCATATATATGAATTTTTTAGCAGGTGTTGCCAGAGGTCTTGGAATGGCAGTTGGTTTTACTTTACTAGGAGCCCTGGCATTATATTTATTGCAAAAAGTTGTCTTGTTAAACTTACCACTCATTAGTGATTTTATTGCTGATATTGTGCGCATGGTTAGGGAACAATCTTATTAG
- a CDS encoding RNA-binding protein, which yields MHHILDKVEACKKKSQLQVSDFFDPFTINTASSILQGIQEIKFLTWGGYQGAERKKLYIFPEYLEIDKREFQISLICFQGSFKFFENSHRHVLGALLASGIKRDKLGDIFVNENLVQVLADSKVTGYLISNMRSIGPVPVVGEEKRIESLMLPRESLKEIRATVTSMRLDAVLSAGFFLSRSKSAELVKKDRVKVNWQPMTRVDYQINEGDILSVQGKGRIIVMEVLGTTKKDRIALKIGAYV from the coding sequence ATGCACCATATCTTAGACAAGGTGGAAGCCTGTAAAAAGAAATCACAACTTCAAGTAAGTGACTTCTTTGACCCCTTTACTATAAATACAGCTTCAAGCATTCTACAGGGAATACAAGAGATAAAGTTTCTTACATGGGGTGGTTACCAGGGTGCAGAAAGAAAAAAGCTATATATTTTTCCCGAATACCTTGAAATAGATAAAAGAGAGTTCCAAATTTCCCTTATTTGCTTTCAAGGCAGCTTTAAATTCTTTGAAAACAGCCACAGACATGTTTTAGGGGCACTACTGGCGTCTGGTATTAAAAGGGACAAGCTGGGAGATATTTTTGTTAATGAAAATCTGGTTCAAGTACTAGCAGATAGTAAAGTAACTGGGTATCTTATTTCTAACATGAGATCAATTGGCCCAGTGCCTGTGGTTGGTGAGGAAAAAAGAATTGAGTCTCTCATGCTGCCTCGAGAATCTCTCAAAGAAATCAGGGCCACTGTAACTTCAATGAGGTTAGACGCAGTATTAAGTGCTGGGTTCTTCTTGTCCAGATCCAAATCTGCTGAGCTGGTTAAAAAAGATAGGGTTAAGGTAAACTGGCAGCCCATGACGCGGGTTGATTATCAAATTAATGAAGGGGACATACTGTCAGTTCAGGGAAAGGGGCGGATTATAGTAATGGAGGTTCTGGGAACTACTAAAAAGGATAGAATAGCTTTAAAAATTGGTGCTTATGTCTGA
- a CDS encoding cell division protein SepF, producing the protein MKKYWYKLLSWIGFEIEEIPEDKPVKSSTGDPIIDKADSIKHNNNIISIHQNKPVKIVYISPENYEQVQSIADHLRSFRPVIVNMESIEKDLAKRILDFLSGTTYAISGSMEKINSNIVIVLPQSFSVVNLTEVKDAPVKGEYLAWNKTSES; encoded by the coding sequence ATGAAAAAATACTGGTACAAGCTATTAAGTTGGATAGGTTTTGAAATTGAAGAAATACCTGAGGACAAGCCAGTTAAATCATCCACAGGAGACCCTATTATAGATAAGGCAGATAGTATTAAACATAACAATAATATTATAAGTATTCATCAAAATAAGCCTGTTAAAATAGTATATATTAGCCCAGAAAACTATGAGCAGGTGCAGAGTATAGCTGATCATTTAAGGAGCTTTAGACCTGTTATTGTTAATATGGAATCAATTGAAAAGGATCTAGCAAAAAGAATTCTAGACTTTTTAAGTGGAACTACATATGCAATTTCTGGATCCATGGAAAAAATAAATTCTAATATTGTCATAGTTCTGCCCCAGAGCTTTAGCGTGGTTAATCTTACAGAGGTAAAGGATGCCCCTGTAAAGGGCGAGTATCTTGCATGGAATAAAACTAGTGAAAGTTAG
- a CDS encoding deoxyribonuclease IV — MYIGAHISIARGFAKAVQSAHGIGANTMQFFTRNPRGAKAKTLDESDVKAYLQLIEKLEFGPVVAHSPYTINLASPDEDAWGFAIETTVDDLHRLGRLKAPYLCIHPGSHVGSGMEVGIRRISEALNQVFNKANKVNNNTMILLETMAGTGTEIGSTFEELQAIMEHCDYEERLGICFDTCHAFCAGYDLKNHLEYVLKHFDKVIGINKLKAFHLNDSLKPMGSKRDRHASLGEGEIGLNMFKRLVRIDSLKDMPFILETPGGMEVYPREINMLRNGVINNSEQ, encoded by the coding sequence ATGTACATAGGAGCCCATATTTCCATTGCCAGGGGTTTTGCCAAAGCAGTCCAATCTGCCCATGGCATTGGTGCAAATACAATGCAGTTTTTTACCAGAAACCCTAGAGGTGCAAAGGCAAAAACATTAGATGAAAGTGATGTAAAAGCATATTTACAGTTGATTGAAAAGCTTGAATTTGGGCCAGTTGTAGCCCACTCTCCCTATACTATTAACCTTGCTTCACCAGATGAGGATGCCTGGGGTTTTGCCATTGAAACTACAGTAGATGATTTACATAGACTCGGCAGACTTAAGGCACCCTACCTTTGTATTCATCCAGGAAGTCATGTGGGCAGCGGTATGGAGGTTGGAATTAGAAGGATTAGCGAAGCATTAAATCAGGTTTTTAACAAAGCAAATAAAGTCAATAATAATACAATGATTCTCCTTGAAACCATGGCTGGTACAGGAACTGAAATAGGCAGCACCTTTGAAGAGCTTCAGGCAATAATGGAACACTGTGACTATGAGGAACGGTTAGGAATATGCTTTGATACGTGTCATGCTTTTTGTGCAGGATATGACTTGAAAAACCATTTAGAATATGTGTTAAAGCACTTTGATAAGGTTATAGGCATTAATAAGCTAAAGGCATTTCATCTAAACGATTCTCTAAAGCCCATGGGCAGCAAAAGAGATAGACATGCCTCCCTGGGAGAAGGGGAGATAGGATTAAACATGTTTAAAAGGCTTGTTAGGATTGATAGCCTGAAAGATATGCCTTTTATTCTTGAAACCCCTGGAGGTATGGAGGTTTATCCAAGGGAGATAAATATGCTGCGTAATGGGGTGATTAACAACAGTGAACAATAG
- a CDS encoding TraR/DksA C4-type zinc finger protein: MFALLKQSALERYGNRLRKMKDEAAKRIQSLQDTGLHESMQESTGELSLYDNHPGDVASEVYERSKDLALLDNARIQLIKIEDALDKLNKGTYGYCDECGHAIDSDRLEVLPETTKCIHCRDKAYETGDNNIRPIEEKVLPAYMRERQEMDQEDTWQDVARWNEHAHGAGAGSYYGGTDFDEDRGIVQMVEGIPYFKGKDGMFYEDVYGHDDEGPPKEKIVGETEGEKFKDKK, encoded by the coding sequence GTGTTTGCCCTGCTTAAACAATCAGCATTAGAACGATACGGCAATAGGCTGCGAAAGATGAAGGATGAAGCAGCAAAACGGATTCAAAGTTTACAGGATACAGGATTACATGAATCCATGCAGGAATCTACTGGTGAATTATCCCTTTATGACAATCACCCTGGAGATGTTGCAAGTGAGGTTTATGAAAGATCCAAAGATCTAGCCCTGTTAGACAATGCTAGAATACAGCTTATAAAAATTGAGGATGCCCTGGATAAGCTCAACAAGGGAACCTATGGATACTGTGATGAATGCGGACATGCCATTGATAGTGACAGGTTGGAGGTTTTGCCTGAAACAACAAAGTGTATTCACTGCAGAGACAAGGCATATGAAACTGGTGATAATAACATCAGGCCTATAGAAGAAAAGGTGCTGCCAGCATATATGAGAGAAAGACAGGAAATGGACCAGGAGGATACCTGGCAGGATGTGGCGCGCTGGAATGAACATGCCCATGGAGCTGGTGCAGGATCATACTATGGTGGCACAGATTTTGATGAGGACAGGGGAATAGTACAAATGGTAGAAGGCATTCCCTATTTTAAAGGAAAAGATGGAATGTTTTATGAAGATGTATACGGACATGATGATGAGGGCCCACCCAAAGAAAAAATCGTGGGTGAAACTGAAGGAGAAAAGTTCAAGGACAAGAAGTAA